A stretch of the Sphingomonas sp. CL5.1 genome encodes the following:
- a CDS encoding Gfo/Idh/MocA family protein, which produces MSRIRLGIIGLGRGFMLTLPALTGDARIALAGAADPRADARAQFSREFGGRAFASPEEMLAAPDIDAVYIASPHEHHAAQTIAALEAGKHVLVEKPMATNVMDCAAMAEAACRAGRVLLVGPSHGFDAPVRAAAELIASGAYGPLRQLLTFNYTDFMYRPRRPEELDPARGGGAVFSQAAHQIDMVRRLAGRKLRAVRASAGNWDAARPSDGAYAALLFFDGGAKASLTYSGYAHYDSDELMGWIGELGHVKDAAQYGAARRSLPQQDESDAKLARTYGKGALPAPAPHHEHFGFVLASCERADIRLTPTGLAIYADATREWRPLPPPVVPRQAVIDEFAAAIDGTRAPVHDGRWGLETVAACAALIESSRRGADISPDTIIREATEQP; this is translated from the coding sequence ATGAGCAGGATTCGATTGGGAATCATCGGGTTGGGGCGCGGCTTCATGCTCACGCTGCCGGCGTTGACGGGCGATGCGCGCATCGCGCTCGCCGGCGCGGCCGATCCGCGCGCCGACGCCCGCGCGCAATTTTCGCGCGAGTTCGGCGGCCGCGCCTTCGCCTCGCCGGAGGAGATGCTCGCCGCGCCCGATATCGACGCGGTCTATATCGCCTCGCCGCACGAGCATCACGCCGCGCAGACGATCGCCGCGCTCGAGGCCGGCAAGCATGTGCTGGTCGAAAAGCCGATGGCCACCAACGTCATGGATTGCGCGGCGATGGCGGAGGCCGCGTGCCGCGCCGGCCGCGTGCTGCTGGTCGGGCCGAGCCACGGCTTCGATGCCCCGGTGCGGGCCGCCGCCGAACTGATCGCCTCGGGCGCCTATGGGCCGCTGCGCCAGTTGCTGACGTTCAACTACACCGACTTCATGTATCGCCCGCGCCGCCCGGAGGAGCTCGATCCGGCACGCGGCGGCGGGGCGGTGTTCAGCCAGGCGGCGCACCAGATCGACATGGTGCGGCGGCTCGCGGGGCGGAAGCTGCGCGCGGTCCGCGCCAGCGCCGGAAACTGGGATGCCGCCCGCCCGAGCGACGGGGCCTATGCCGCGCTGCTGTTCTTCGACGGGGGCGCCAAGGCCTCGCTGACCTATAGCGGTTATGCGCATTACGACAGCGACGAGTTGATGGGCTGGATCGGTGAGCTGGGCCACGTCAAGGACGCGGCGCAATATGGCGCGGCACGACGATCGCTGCCGCAACAGGACGAGAGCGACGCGAAGCTCGCGCGCACTTATGGCAAGGGCGCCCTTCCCGCGCCCGCGCCGCACCACGAGCATTTCGGCTTCGTGCTGGCGAGCTGCGAGCGCGCCGACATCCGGCTGACGCCGACCGGCCTCGCCATCTACGCCGACGCCACGCGCGAATGGCGGCCGCTCCCCCCGCCGGTCGTGCCGCGTCAGGCGGTGATCGACGAATTCGCCGCCGCGATCGACGGCACCCGCGCGCCGGTCCACGATGGCCGCTGGGGGCTGGAGACCGTCGCCGCCTGCGCCGCGCTGATCGAATCGAGCCGGCGCGGCGCCGACATCTCCCCCGACACGATCATCCGCGAAGCCACGGAGCAACCATGA
- a CDS encoding glycoside hydrolase family 1 protein produces MQRREFLLSAAASGALASAARAGAAAVPAKPGFLWGTAGAAYQIEGGNYASDLWVVEHVKPTIFAEPSGDACDAYHHVMEDIALVASLGFNAHRFSIEWSRIEPERGQISRAGLAYYRRVLEACREHRLAPAVTFNHFTVPRWVAASGGYADPANVAAFAAHCRRVTEEMGDLIHLAATFNEPNLSTVVRWGGMLDKARPIIAMMQQAAGAATASPGWASPMLAGEAQYDGVLAAHAAAIDAMRAGGGKFPIGLTLAVTADHAAGGDDSGLKRKQAEMLDRWLAAPGDFIGVQTYTGSAVDANADVPPPPGTELTQMGYAFTPDAIEKSVRLVAGRTKKAIYVTENGVATEDDTRRIAYIQGAVAGVQRCVADGIDLRGYFHWSLLDNWEWMAGYKPKFGLVSVDPRTFRRTPKPSARFLGAIARRGGLG; encoded by the coding sequence ATGCAACGACGTGAGTTCCTGTTATCGGCGGCGGCAAGCGGCGCATTGGCATCGGCGGCGCGGGCCGGCGCGGCGGCGGTGCCGGCGAAGCCCGGCTTCCTGTGGGGCACGGCGGGCGCCGCCTATCAGATCGAGGGCGGCAATTACGCCAGCGACCTGTGGGTGGTCGAGCACGTCAAGCCGACGATCTTCGCCGAGCCGTCGGGCGACGCCTGCGACGCCTATCATCACGTCATGGAGGATATCGCGCTGGTCGCATCGCTCGGCTTCAACGCGCATCGCTTCTCGATCGAATGGTCGCGGATCGAGCCGGAGCGCGGGCAGATATCGCGCGCCGGCCTGGCTTATTACCGCCGCGTGCTGGAGGCGTGCCGCGAGCATCGCCTCGCGCCCGCCGTCACCTTCAACCATTTCACCGTGCCGCGCTGGGTGGCGGCGTCGGGTGGCTATGCCGATCCGGCCAATGTCGCCGCCTTCGCCGCGCATTGCCGCCGCGTGACGGAGGAGATGGGCGACCTGATCCACCTCGCCGCGACATTCAACGAGCCGAACCTTTCCACTGTCGTCCGCTGGGGCGGAATGCTCGACAAGGCGCGCCCGATCATCGCCATGATGCAGCAGGCGGCCGGCGCGGCGACGGCGTCGCCGGGCTGGGCCAGCCCGATGCTGGCGGGGGAGGCGCAATATGACGGCGTGCTCGCCGCCCATGCCGCCGCGATCGACGCGATGCGCGCCGGCGGCGGCAAATTCCCGATCGGCCTGACGCTGGCGGTGACGGCCGACCACGCCGCCGGGGGTGACGACAGCGGGCTGAAGCGCAAGCAGGCCGAGATGCTCGACCGCTGGCTCGCCGCGCCGGGCGACTTCATCGGCGTGCAGACCTATACCGGCAGCGCGGTGGACGCGAACGCCGACGTCCCCCCGCCGCCGGGCACCGAGCTGACGCAGATGGGCTACGCTTTTACCCCGGACGCGATCGAAAAGTCCGTCCGGCTGGTCGCGGGACGGACGAAGAAGGCGATCTACGTCACCGAGAATGGCGTCGCGACCGAGGACGACACGCGGCGCATCGCCTATATCCAGGGCGCGGTCGCCGGGGTGCAGCGCTGCGTCGCCGACGGCATCGACCTGCGCGGCTATTTCCACTGGTCGCTGCTCGACAATTGGGAATGGATGGCGGGCTACAAGCCGAAATTCGGGCTGGTGTCGGTCGATCCCAGGACGTTCCGGCGCACGCCCAAGCCCTCCGCGCGCTTCCTCGGCGCGATCGCGCGGCGCGGCGGGCTGGGCTGA
- a CDS encoding beta-N-acetylhexosaminidase, with amino-acid sequence MKALLLAGAMLVSGVAGATPALMPLPTSVAPGEGTLAIAGPLAPRWSGCGDARRLDDAAARLQADIGRQTGLAFDAGAAVPLAVTCASADDAADKGEGYRLTVTAQGIHIDAQGRSGILRAFATLRQLVGLSPQGIRLAAVTIDDAPRFAWRGVMLDSARHFLTVETVKRQIDAMERVKLNVLHLHLSDDEGFRVEVRRYPKLTAGGEYYTQAQVRELVAYAAERGIRVIPEFDVPGHSRAIVRAYPELGVEGKKGPLGTADVALDPAAPTTWRFLDALVSEMAALFPDPVFHIGGDEVARGVWDGDAGVRALMAREKLADSRAVENYFHRRAQQILRRHGKTMMGWEEVAERPGLATDAIVQAWQTSNVTADVTAKGYRTVVSAGYYLDLLMPADFHYAFDPTDTASAGFTPEFAAMLRKASPFLAGYVGDALVAFPRPPLTAEQERLVLGGEAPLWTPTTTDEMLDHVLWPRAAALAERFWSAKSVRDPADMYRRLGTVGALLTVDGLDDQANRMRMALRLAPDAVEPVMTLLSITGPVRNMAHDHRIKAALAGKRIIQPLNAPADVAPVDSLVARRFAADAARYAGGDRSLAAALTGELMRWRDNDARFVAASAGRPLLEEARPTSAQIAALAGYGLEAIAAIEAHRPLDRDLAVKARAALDTLDAQEKASWRPIESFLLPQPPADLIVKIGPGVRALIDAAAAR; translated from the coding sequence GTGAAGGCGCTGCTGCTGGCCGGCGCGATGCTGGTTTCCGGCGTTGCCGGCGCGACTCCCGCGCTGATGCCGCTCCCCACCTCGGTCGCGCCGGGCGAGGGGACGCTGGCGATCGCCGGGCCGCTCGCGCCGCGCTGGTCCGGCTGCGGCGATGCGCGGCGGCTCGACGATGCGGCGGCGCGGTTGCAGGCGGATATCGGCCGGCAGACCGGGCTGGCGTTCGATGCGGGCGCGGCGGTGCCGCTCGCCGTCACCTGCGCCAGCGCCGACGACGCGGCCGACAAGGGCGAGGGCTACCGTCTGACGGTGACGGCGCAGGGCATCCATATCGACGCGCAGGGGCGCAGCGGAATATTGCGGGCCTTCGCCACCTTGCGCCAGCTCGTCGGGCTGTCGCCGCAGGGCATCCGGCTCGCGGCGGTGACGATCGACGACGCGCCGCGTTTCGCGTGGCGCGGCGTGATGCTCGATAGCGCGCGCCATTTTCTCACCGTCGAGACGGTCAAGCGCCAGATCGACGCGATGGAGCGGGTGAAGCTCAACGTCCTCCACCTGCACCTCAGCGACGACGAGGGCTTCCGCGTCGAGGTCCGCCGCTATCCGAAGCTGACCGCCGGCGGGGAATATTACACGCAGGCGCAGGTCCGCGAGCTTGTCGCTTATGCGGCGGAGCGCGGCATCCGCGTCATCCCCGAATTCGACGTGCCGGGCCACAGCCGCGCGATCGTGCGGGCCTATCCCGAACTGGGGGTGGAGGGGAAGAAAGGGCCGCTCGGCACGGCCGACGTGGCGCTCGATCCCGCCGCGCCCACCACCTGGCGCTTCCTCGACGCCCTGGTCAGCGAGATGGCGGCGCTGTTCCCCGATCCCGTCTTCCACATCGGCGGCGACGAGGTGGCCAGGGGCGTGTGGGACGGCGACGCGGGCGTTCGCGCGTTGATGGCGCGCGAGAAGCTGGCGGACAGCCGCGCGGTGGAGAATTACTTCCACCGCCGCGCGCAGCAGATCCTGCGCCGCCACGGCAAGACGATGATGGGATGGGAGGAAGTGGCCGAACGCCCCGGCCTCGCCACCGACGCGATCGTGCAGGCGTGGCAGACCTCGAACGTCACCGCCGACGTCACCGCCAAGGGCTATCGCACGGTGGTGTCGGCGGGCTATTATCTCGACCTGCTGATGCCGGCGGATTTCCATTACGCTTTCGATCCTACCGATACCGCGTCGGCCGGCTTCACCCCCGAGTTCGCCGCCATGCTGCGCAAGGCCAGCCCGTTCCTCGCCGGCTATGTCGGCGACGCGCTGGTCGCCTTCCCCCGCCCGCCGCTGACGGCGGAACAGGAGCGGCTGGTGCTGGGCGGCGAGGCGCCGCTGTGGACGCCGACGACCACCGACGAGATGCTGGATCATGTGCTGTGGCCGCGCGCGGCGGCGCTGGCGGAGCGTTTCTGGTCGGCGAAATCGGTGCGCGATCCCGCCGACATGTATCGCCGGCTGGGCACGGTCGGCGCGCTGCTGACGGTCGACGGGCTGGACGATCAGGCGAACCGGATGCGGATGGCGCTGCGGCTCGCGCCCGATGCGGTCGAACCGGTGATGACCCTGCTCTCGATCACCGGGCCGGTGCGCAACATGGCGCACGATCACCGCATCAAGGCGGCGCTGGCCGGCAAGCGCATCATCCAGCCGCTCAACGCGCCGGCCGACGTCGCGCCGGTCGATTCGCTCGTCGCGCGACGCTTCGCCGCCGACGCCGCGCGTTATGCCGGGGGTGATCGGTCGCTGGCGGCGGCGCTGACCGGCGAGCTGATGCGATGGCGCGACAATGACGCGCGCTTCGTCGCGGCGTCGGCGGGCCGCCCGCTGCTGGAGGAGGCGCGGCCGACCTCGGCGCAGATCGCCGCGCTGGCGGGCTATGGGCTGGAGGCGATCGCCGCGATCGAGGCGCACCGGCCGCTCGACCGCGACCTCGCGGTAAAGGCGCGCGCCGCGCTCGACACGCTCGATGCGCAGGAGAAGGCGTCGTGGCGGCCGATCGAATCCTTCCTGCTGCCGCAGCCGCCGGCCGACCTGATCGTCAAGATCGGCCCCGGCGTCCGCGCCCTGATCGACGCGGCCGCCGCGCGCTGA
- a CDS encoding putative quinol monooxygenase, producing MQVGVIASFTALPGKGPALLQALRDNVAFVREREPGCLRCDILVATDDADKISLVEIYESRAAYDLHRAAPYGGELLAHVQPHMDGWPSAGLFNVDG from the coding sequence ATGCAGGTCGGCGTCATCGCCTCATTCACCGCTTTGCCCGGCAAAGGCCCCGCGCTGCTCCAGGCGCTGCGCGACAATGTCGCCTTCGTGCGCGAGCGCGAGCCGGGTTGCCTGCGCTGCGACATCCTCGTCGCGACCGACGACGCCGACAAGATATCGCTGGTCGAGATCTACGAATCGCGGGCGGCCTATGACCTTCATCGCGCCGCCCCCTATGGCGGCGAGCTGCTCGCCCACGTCCAGCCGCATATGGACGGCTGGCCGAGCGCCGGGCTCTTCAACGTCGACGGCTGA
- a CDS encoding carboxylesterase/lipase family protein, with amino-acid sequence MRPWWLLASASLLIAAAPDAAPVVVTDAGQVRGTASDGVEAFLAIPYAAPPVGALRWRPPQPATRWSGVREAGAIGPDCIQAREASDPRPIAEDCLTANVWRPAGHRGAALPVVVWIHGGAYVAGGSSDPQTRGEAFAHDGIVAVTFNYRLGRLGFFGFPALSAEHPEEAKGNYGLLDQIAALQWVKRNIAAFGGDPRRVTVMGESAGGESVLLLAGSPLARGLFARAIVQSGGGAAPLLGRRLLHEDAAGGVSAEKAGLAFAASAGIEGGDAASLARLRALPASRINDGLSMISLVFDGLARFTGPIEDGRVVTADADRALAARRDALPLLIGTTDADLGLNRAMTKDEAFAAFADPAAARAAYDPGGQGALPAINTLIGADRSMTEPARRIARITAERNAPAWRYRFGYVATPIRGKPVPGAEHASDVAYAFGTIRVAYPNGLTPEDIETQRLFHSYLAQFIKTGDPNGTGLPGWPRVGKDGEPLMDFTRDAKAVAGPDPWRARLDLTAGARQ; translated from the coding sequence GTGAGGCCGTGGTGGCTGCTCGCGTCGGCGTCGCTGCTCATCGCCGCCGCTCCCGATGCCGCGCCGGTCGTCGTCACCGACGCGGGGCAGGTGCGCGGCACCGCGTCGGACGGGGTGGAGGCATTCCTCGCCATTCCCTATGCCGCGCCGCCGGTCGGCGCGCTGCGCTGGCGGCCGCCGCAGCCCGCCACGCGCTGGAGCGGCGTGCGCGAGGCGGGCGCGATCGGCCCGGATTGCATCCAGGCGCGCGAGGCGAGCGATCCGCGCCCGATAGCGGAGGATTGCCTCACCGCGAACGTGTGGCGGCCGGCCGGGCATCGCGGGGCCGCGCTGCCTGTCGTGGTGTGGATTCACGGCGGGGCCTATGTCGCCGGCGGCAGCTCGGACCCGCAGACGCGCGGGGAGGCGTTCGCGCATGACGGCATCGTCGCCGTCACCTTCAACTATCGGCTCGGGCGGCTGGGCTTCTTCGGCTTCCCCGCGCTGTCGGCCGAGCATCCGGAGGAGGCGAAGGGCAATTACGGCCTGCTCGACCAGATCGCCGCGCTGCAATGGGTGAAGCGCAACATCGCCGCCTTCGGTGGCGATCCGCGCCGTGTGACGGTGATGGGTGAATCCGCCGGGGGCGAATCAGTGCTGCTGCTCGCCGGATCGCCGCTGGCGCGCGGGTTGTTCGCGCGCGCGATCGTCCAGTCGGGTGGCGGCGCAGCGCCGTTGCTGGGCCGGCGATTGCTGCATGAGGACGCGGCGGGCGGGGTGTCGGCGGAGAAGGCGGGACTGGCCTTCGCCGCTTCCGCCGGGATCGAGGGTGGCGATGCGGCTTCGCTCGCCCGGCTGCGCGCGCTGCCCGCATCGAGGATCAACGACGGGCTGAGCATGATCTCGCTGGTGTTCGACGGCCTTGCGCGCTTCACCGGGCCGATCGAGGACGGGCGCGTGGTGACGGCGGACGCCGATCGCGCGCTCGCTGCCCGGCGTGACGCGTTGCCGTTGCTGATCGGCACGACCGACGCCGATCTCGGGCTGAACCGCGCGATGACGAAGGACGAGGCGTTCGCCGCCTTCGCCGATCCCGCCGCCGCGCGCGCGGCCTATGATCCGGGCGGGCAGGGCGCGCTGCCCGCGATCAACACGCTGATCGGCGCGGATCGCTCCATGACCGAGCCGGCGCGCCGCATCGCTCGGATCACGGCGGAACGGAACGCGCCGGCGTGGCGCTATCGCTTCGGCTATGTCGCGACCCCGATCCGGGGCAAGCCGGTTCCCGGCGCGGAGCACGCGAGCGACGTCGCTTATGCCTTCGGCACGATCCGCGTCGCTTATCCCAACGGCCTGACGCCTGAGGATATCGAAACGCAGCGCCTGTTCCACTCCTATCTCGCGCAGTTCATCAAGACGGGTGATCCCAATGGCACGGGCCTGCCGGGCTGGCCGCGCGTCGGCAAGGACGGCGAACCGCTGATGGACTTCACCCGCGATGCGAAGGCGGTGGCCGGCCCCGATCCGTGGCGGGCGCGGCTCGACCTGACCGCCGGGGCGCGGCAGTGA
- a CDS encoding Rieske 2Fe-2S domain-containing protein, with the protein MTPEQNDLLCRVAGDAPMGRLMRQHWLPACMIEEVAEPDCTPLRVRLLGEDMVVFRDTQGRVGALDEKCPHRRASLAFGRNEECGLRCLYHGWKFDVEGNAVDMSSEPADAALRKTMKARAYPVHEAGGFVWVWMGDPARVTPFDPPNWAMVPPQKISIVKMHGACNWAQVLEGSIDSAHSSSLHSTNMPTASEVEGSTATDTAWLRPSADKAPRIEVQKTPFGFRYVAIRTPIVDPDRQDYVRMTLFVAPFTVHIPPNDQYHLSQMLVPVDDENTMFYWIAWHPEKGISQDAWRRFCGAEVGKDVEPVTFRKVRNAENNYMQDRAAMKAGDFTGIYGIPTQDMAMWESMGPIADRSEDRLGSSDKAIFTFRTQMYRAAQAVARGEPAIGTAAPRIPAAGLMSFEGMVAKGRDWRTINVSPEERALEDVGG; encoded by the coding sequence ATGACACCCGAGCAGAACGACCTTCTTTGCCGCGTCGCGGGCGATGCGCCGATGGGGCGGCTGATGCGCCAGCACTGGTTGCCGGCGTGCATGATCGAGGAGGTGGCGGAGCCGGACTGCACGCCGCTCAGGGTGCGGCTGCTGGGCGAGGACATGGTGGTGTTCCGCGATACGCAGGGCCGCGTCGGCGCGCTGGACGAAAAATGCCCGCACCGCCGCGCCTCGCTCGCCTTCGGGCGCAACGAGGAATGCGGGCTGCGCTGCCTCTATCACGGCTGGAAGTTCGACGTGGAGGGCAATGCCGTCGACATGTCGTCGGAGCCGGCGGACGCCGCGCTGCGCAAGACGATGAAGGCGCGGGCCTATCCGGTGCATGAGGCGGGCGGCTTCGTCTGGGTGTGGATGGGCGATCCGGCGCGGGTCACGCCGTTCGATCCGCCCAACTGGGCGATGGTGCCGCCGCAGAAGATCAGCATCGTCAAGATGCACGGTGCCTGCAACTGGGCGCAGGTGCTGGAAGGCTCGATCGATTCGGCGCACAGTTCCAGCCTGCATTCCACCAACATGCCGACCGCGAGCGAGGTGGAGGGATCGACCGCCACCGACACCGCGTGGCTGCGCCCCTCCGCCGACAAGGCGCCGCGCATCGAGGTGCAGAAGACGCCGTTCGGCTTCCGCTACGTCGCGATCCGCACGCCGATCGTCGACCCGGACAGGCAGGATTACGTGCGCATGACATTGTTCGTCGCGCCGTTCACCGTCCACATCCCGCCCAACGACCAATATCATTTGAGCCAGATGCTGGTGCCGGTCGATGACGAGAACACGATGTTCTACTGGATCGCCTGGCATCCCGAGAAGGGCATCTCGCAGGATGCGTGGCGGCGCTTCTGCGGCGCGGAGGTGGGCAAGGACGTCGAGCCGGTGACGTTCCGCAAGGTCCGCAACGCCGAAAACAATTACATGCAGGATCGCGCGGCGATGAAGGCGGGGGACTTCACCGGCATCTACGGCATCCCGACGCAGGACATGGCGATGTGGGAATCGATGGGTCCGATCGCCGACCGCAGCGAGGACCGGCTGGGATCGAGCGACAAGGCAATCTTCACCTTCCGCACGCAGATGTACCGCGCGGCACAGGCGGTGGCGCGCGGCGAGCCGGCGATCGGCACCGCCGCGCCGCGCATCCCCGCCGCCGGGCTGATGTCGTTCGAGGGGATGGTCGCCAAGGGTCGCGACTGGCGGACCATCAACGTCTCGCCGGAGGAGCGGGCGCTCGAAGACGTCGGCGGGTGA
- a CDS encoding ABC transporter substrate-binding protein, which translates to MSRLPLSFACWNYDRTEALQTGRVQPDGIDLNFLPLDVEETFFRMLRNREFDVAELSMSSYCVTLGREDPGFIAIPVFPSRFFRHSCIFVSKASGIEKPADLIGKRIGVPEYQMTAPVWIRGILHDEYGVDPASVTYLTGGEEEPGREEKLKLNLPPRFRVEAIGPEQTLARMLADGEIDALHTARAPSTFYSEPDRVGRLFPDFVDVEKAYFGKTGIFPIMHVVAIRRDVYEKNRWIAQALYKAFVAAQRLSYEQLLVSASLKTMLPWQIAAVEDTIATMGREWWPYGIGRNRHVIETFTRYHHEQGLSPRRLTAEEMFAPETFAEFRI; encoded by the coding sequence ATGAGCCGCCTTCCCCTTTCCTTCGCCTGCTGGAATTACGACCGCACCGAGGCGTTGCAGACCGGCCGCGTCCAGCCCGACGGGATCGACCTCAATTTCCTGCCGCTCGATGTGGAGGAGACTTTCTTCCGCATGTTGCGCAACCGCGAGTTCGACGTCGCGGAGCTTTCCATGTCCTCCTATTGCGTCACGCTGGGGCGGGAAGACCCCGGCTTCATCGCGATCCCGGTGTTCCCGTCACGCTTCTTCCGCCATTCGTGCATCTTCGTCTCGAAGGCGAGCGGGATCGAGAAGCCCGCCGACCTGATCGGCAAGCGCATCGGCGTGCCGGAATATCAGATGACCGCGCCGGTCTGGATACGCGGCATCCTGCACGACGAATATGGCGTCGATCCCGCCTCGGTCACCTATTTAACCGGCGGGGAGGAGGAGCCGGGGCGCGAGGAGAAGCTGAAGCTGAACCTGCCGCCGCGATTCCGCGTCGAGGCGATCGGACCGGAGCAGACGCTGGCGCGGATGCTCGCGGACGGCGAGATCGACGCGCTCCACACCGCCCGCGCACCCTCCACCTTCTATTCGGAGCCGGACAGGGTGGGCCGGCTGTTCCCCGATTTCGTCGATGTCGAGAAAGCCTATTTCGGCAAGACCGGCATCTTCCCGATCATGCACGTCGTCGCGATCCGCCGCGACGTCTATGAGAAGAACCGCTGGATCGCGCAGGCGCTCTACAAGGCGTTCGTCGCGGCGCAGCGGCTGAGCTACGAGCAACTGCTCGTCTCGGCCTCGCTAAAGACGATGCTGCCGTGGCAGATCGCGGCGGTGGAGGACACGATCGCGACGATGGGCCGCGAATGGTGGCCCTATGGCATCGGGCGCAACCGCCATGTGATCGAGACCTTCACCCGCTACCACCACGAGCAGGGACTCTCGCCGCGCCGCCTGACGGCGGAGGAAATGTTCGCGCCGGAGACTTTCGCCGAGTTCAGGATTTAG
- a CDS encoding MFS transporter: protein MHGSVEPIRDAAPDAADLHVPPTARERRWALALLLAVSTIAFIDRTILNTTGQAIKADLKLSDMQLGLLGGAAFALLYGMLGIPVARLAERYNRVRIIVVAMTIWSAMTALCAAAAGFPALLLARIGVGVGEAGAGPPSQSLIADYFPPDRRAFAFGILGLATPIGIIFGAIGGAVVAQHFGWRAAFLLVGLPGLVLSLIVWFGLGEPARGLADGRLAGAEAPPLGAVVRRLAGSRAFRHLVMAGTVVSFVGSSGMTFAHPFFVRNFPVGYTEAAMAFALINSVSLAGGYLLGGMLTDRLGRRDVRWYGWMPAICMVLTSITYVIGFSQSTWFWTIVLLIPPGLFAGVYYGPTYAITHNLVEPRMRASATAILTLIMSMVGMTVGPVVTGWLSDFYAARAFAGDYAAVCAQGAQIASCAKASGQGLRAALVTVCVLFSIGGLNFLCVARSLPGELAHLKRAD from the coding sequence ATGCACGGCAGCGTCGAGCCGATCCGCGATGCCGCGCCCGATGCGGCGGACCTGCACGTCCCCCCCACCGCGCGCGAACGGCGCTGGGCGCTGGCGCTGCTGCTCGCCGTATCGACGATCGCGTTCATCGACCGCACGATCCTCAACACCACCGGGCAGGCGATCAAGGCCGATCTGAAGCTGAGCGATATGCAGCTCGGCCTGCTTGGCGGCGCGGCGTTCGCGCTGCTCTACGGGATGCTCGGCATTCCGGTCGCGCGGCTCGCCGAACGCTATAACCGCGTGCGCATCATCGTCGTCGCGATGACGATATGGTCGGCGATGACCGCCCTGTGCGCCGCCGCCGCCGGTTTCCCCGCCCTGCTGCTGGCGCGGATCGGCGTCGGCGTCGGCGAGGCGGGAGCGGGGCCGCCCTCGCAATCGCTGATCGCGGACTATTTCCCGCCGGACCGCCGCGCCTTCGCCTTCGGCATCCTCGGGCTGGCGACGCCGATCGGGATCATCTTCGGCGCGATCGGCGGCGCGGTCGTGGCGCAGCATTTCGGCTGGCGCGCCGCTTTCCTGCTGGTCGGGCTGCCGGGGCTGGTGCTGTCGCTGATCGTCTGGTTCGGCCTCGGCGAGCCGGCGCGCGGGCTGGCCGACGGGCGGCTGGCGGGGGCGGAGGCGCCGCCGCTCGGCGCGGTGGTGCGCCGGCTCGCCGGCAGCCGGGCGTTCCGCCATCTGGTGATGGCCGGCACGGTGGTGAGCTTCGTCGGCTCGTCGGGCATGACCTTCGCGCACCCCTTCTTCGTGCGCAATTTCCCGGTCGGCTATACCGAGGCGGCGATGGCCTTCGCGCTGATCAACAGCGTGTCGCTGGCCGGCGGATATCTGCTCGGCGGGATGCTGACCGACCGGCTCGGGCGGCGCGACGTGCGCTGGTACGGCTGGATGCCGGCGATCTGCATGGTGCTGACCTCGATCACCTATGTCATCGGCTTCTCGCAATCGACATGGTTCTGGACGATCGTGCTGCTGATCCCGCCGGGGCTGTTCGCCGGCGTCTATTACGGGCCGACCTACGCCATCACGCACAATCTGGTGGAGCCACGGATGCGCGCCTCCGCCACCGCGATCCTGACGCTCATCATGAGCATGGTGGGCATGACGGTCGGCCCGGTGGTGACGGGCTGGCTGAGCGATTTCTACGCGGCGCGCGCGTTCGCGGGCGACTATGCCGCCGTCTGCGCGCAGGGGGCGCAGATCGCATCCTGCGCGAAGGCCTCCGGGCAGGGGCTGCGCGCCGCGCTGGTGACGGTGTGCGTGCTGTTCTCGATCGGCGGGCTGAACTTCCTCTGCGTCGCCCGCAGCCTGCCGGGCGAGCTGGCGCACCTGAAGCGCGCGGACTGA